The genomic DNA GGCGGCAAGGTGATCGCGCGCGAGACTTTGAGTGCGCTGCGCAAGGACGTGACGGCCAAATGCTACGGCGGCGACGCGACGCGGAAACGCAAGCTGCTGGACAAGCAGAAGGCGGGCAAGAAGAAGATGCGGCAGTTCGGGAAAGTCGATATTCCGCAGGAGGCCTTTATTAGCGCACTGAAAATGGACAGCTAAGCTGTTCATTTTTGGCGCTGATAAAGGCCGGTGCGGGTAAGCGGTTGGCGCAGCCAACTGCGGCCGCACTGGGTTGCGTTTGTAGTCCTGCAACTTTCGCGTGACTTGACCGCGCGCACTGCTAACCTGTCACTATGCCGACGGTTTTCAGACAGGACGGGTTCCGGTTTTTCTTCTATTCTAACGAAGGCGACCCTCGCGAACCGATACATGTCCACGTCATGAAGGACGGGGCGGAAGCGAAATTCTGGGTCAGCCCAGCCGCCTGCGCCCGCAGCCACGGCTTTGACGCGCGGACCCTGAAGGCACTGGCCCGGATTATCACCGACCGCGCTGCACAGATCGAGGAGGCTTGGCATGACCATTTCGGCCATTGAGGCACATTGCGACGACGAGATGCTGTGGGTCGGCCTTGCCGATGGCCGCCGCCTTGGCGTGCCGCTGGCATGGTTCCCCCGTCTGCTGGACGCATCGCCAGAGGATCGGGCCGGGGTAGAAGTCAGCCCCTTTGGCCTTCATTGGGCGGCGCTGGACGAGGATATTTCCGTGCCGGCGCTATTGTCGGCGGATGGGGTTGGGGTGGCGGCTTGAAAACAGTGTTATATTGAAGATGAAAGTCTCTAGTTCTAACGCAAGAATTATTAACAGCGATGCCCACAGCTATTTTCCTGCTTTCGACTGGGAGGCGCTAAAGTCGATACTAGACAATAAAATTGTTGCATCAACTAACATTTGGGTATTTGTTTTGCCTGCTATTATGGTCTTGACCGAAAAATTCCCTGTTTCGCTTCAAATTTTTCCATTTGGGGCGCAAGCTCCATTGGAGTTGAGCTTGAAGATCCCGTACAATTGGTTTCTATTATATTTTGCGGCTATGGCTTTCTTTTGCGCAAGGCTAATCTATGTCATTCGTTGTCCGAATTTTCTAAGACAATATAGATCTGCTGCTGATGCGGTGAATAATGGCGTCACTGCGGAAATTTTGAGGGAGAGAGTAAAAGAGTTTTTAGTCGATTATCAGAAAAAGAAATTACACATATTAAGTGATGAATATGAAAAAATTACAAGATTAATCGAATTAATCTTGCCTGAAAATGCTAAACCCGCAATTATTATGAAATTGGGCCAGTTCGCGGATTTCGGTGGTGTTTCAATGGAAAATTCCATTCACGAAGTTGCGGGGGAAGGCACTTATTACGTTGATGTTTCAGACTCCGATGGAGTGAATCGTTTTGGATATTCCCCTAATCGACAAATAACTAGTCTTTTAATATTTAGGCTTTTGGATCTTCAAAATATTTCGCGGCGTTCAGGGCGCATGGCTG from Loktanella sp. M215 includes the following:
- a CDS encoding DUF2442 domain-containing protein → MTISAIEAHCDDEMLWVGLADGRRLGVPLAWFPRLLDASPEDRAGVEVSPFGLHWAALDEDISVPALLSADGVGVAA
- a CDS encoding DUF4160 domain-containing protein, which translates into the protein MPTVFRQDGFRFFFYSNEGDPREPIHVHVMKDGAEAKFWVSPAACARSHGFDARTLKALARIITDRAAQIEEAWHDHFGH